Proteins from a genomic interval of Gordonia sp. SL306:
- a CDS encoding NAD(P)/FAD-dependent oxidoreductase, whose translation MVETVDAVVVGAGVVGLAVARDLARAGHEVLVLEAESAVGTQTSSHNSEVIHAGIYYPTGSRKASACVSGRELLYRYCADRGVPHRRLGKIIVATAHDQIGRLDEIASHAAANGVTDLQKLDASGLRGLEPHLVGVAGLLSPSTGIVDSHGLMRALRADAEAAGAGVALGSRVVSGSVREGSPMTLDVADAGSLRCRALINCAGLGAWDLAGSLDGFPADRIPARRLAKGNYYSLSAGPVPFRRLIYPVPTDGGLGVHLTLDMGGAARFGPDVEWTDQVDYRVDPDRADRFYAEIRRYWPELPDHALAPAYAGVRPKLSGPGEPAADFLLQGPTEHGMPGLVNMFGIESPGLTSCLALARDVREMLGDDTLG comes from the coding sequence GTGGTGGAGACTGTCGATGCCGTCGTCGTCGGTGCCGGTGTCGTCGGCCTTGCCGTGGCCCGTGACCTGGCGCGCGCCGGTCACGAGGTACTCGTCCTCGAGGCCGAGAGTGCCGTTGGCACGCAGACGAGTTCGCACAATTCCGAAGTCATCCACGCCGGTATCTACTATCCGACGGGCAGCCGCAAGGCGTCCGCCTGTGTCAGCGGACGCGAGCTCCTCTACCGATACTGCGCCGACCGCGGGGTGCCGCATCGTCGCCTGGGCAAGATCATCGTCGCGACGGCGCATGACCAGATCGGTCGGCTGGACGAGATCGCTTCGCATGCGGCCGCGAACGGTGTCACGGATCTGCAGAAGCTCGATGCGTCGGGGCTGCGCGGACTCGAGCCGCACCTCGTCGGCGTCGCAGGGCTGTTGTCGCCGTCGACCGGCATCGTCGACAGCCACGGCCTCATGCGGGCGCTGCGGGCCGACGCGGAGGCGGCCGGAGCAGGTGTCGCGCTCGGCAGCCGCGTGGTCTCAGGGTCGGTTCGGGAAGGTTCACCGATGACGCTCGACGTCGCCGATGCCGGGTCTCTCCGGTGCCGGGCGCTGATCAATTGCGCGGGTCTCGGAGCGTGGGATCTCGCCGGTTCGCTCGACGGGTTCCCGGCGGACCGGATCCCGGCACGCAGGCTGGCGAAGGGGAACTACTACTCCCTGTCCGCGGGTCCGGTGCCGTTCCGTCGACTCATCTACCCGGTGCCCACCGATGGTGGCCTCGGGGTCCACCTGACCCTGGATATGGGAGGTGCAGCCCGCTTCGGACCCGACGTCGAGTGGACCGACCAGGTGGACTATCGGGTCGATCCCGACCGCGCCGATCGGTTCTACGCCGAGATCCGTCGGTATTGGCCAGAGCTGCCCGACCACGCGCTGGCGCCCGCCTACGCCGGCGTCCGGCCGAAGCTGAGCGGTCCCGGTGAGCCCGCCGCCGACTTCCTCCTCCAGGGCCCCACCGAGCACGGCATGCCGGGCCTGGTCAACATGTTCGGAATCGAATCGCCTGGTCTGACGTCGTGCCTCGCGTTGGCGCGCGATGTGCGCGAGATGCTGGGAGACGACACTCTAGGCTGA
- a CDS encoding nitroreductase/quinone reductase family protein yields MNRFQQTASIVNKLVTPVLRLPGLRSVLGRSIMVLRYTGRTSGKAFELPVGYRRDGGDIVVGVAMPDKKSWWRNFTGEGGRVTMVIDGTTRTGHAISRRDDKGQVLVRIAVDTDS; encoded by the coding sequence GTGAACCGGTTTCAGCAGACAGCATCGATCGTCAACAAGCTCGTGACACCGGTGCTGCGGCTCCCGGGTCTCAGGTCGGTCCTCGGCCGGTCGATCATGGTCCTCCGATACACCGGGCGCACCTCGGGCAAAGCCTTCGAGCTCCCCGTCGGCTACCGCCGCGACGGCGGCGATATCGTCGTCGGGGTGGCGATGCCGGACAAGAAGAGTTGGTGGCGAAACTTCACCGGTGAGGGAGGCCGCGTCACCATGGTGATCGACGGGACGACACGCACCGGACACGCGATCAGTCGCCGCGACGACAAGGGCCAGGTGCTGGTCCGGATCGCCGTGGACACCGACAGCTGA